In a single window of the Hydrogenobaculum sp. 3684 genome:
- a CDS encoding ATPase, T2SS/T4P/T4SS family — MKYKEYLEAKGLPDTEESKNKYFEEYGNQLHKFIYRDFLERVKLILKDKYDIFLQKRRELGEHDLKVLNILGFITFQEQVKLFIEIAKDYALEPEDGYNVNFTIKSVEADRIIADEGIITYIPIYTKDKKNYLVSISKFEAIKRDYAAISEESQTITDFKDIVKVALAKNASDIHIKPKDNFYYVFFRINKDFVMMPNLTMPKSQGIQLVRSLKTQASRYTKGAFNPSISSQVQDARMSYEDLSTDVRLVFAPMPNLEDEMVAGRLLRKRGIQGNLSRLGYLEDDIRILQDALSRKGGLIAISGITNSGKSMAIASMLSTVQDRNVLTVEDPVEYQIINKNVTQFQIFEAQVEELKSTFVDFTKAFKRADPDIVFVGEWRNEQELSKAIEELAFAGQLVFTTLHINSAFVFYDAVSSIFHVAYESSIRMLILSLNQTLVKSVCPHCAIEMPIKDASRTISDITLRTLPYVNKDEFRDFINQDFPIKVRNEAGCPKCGFTGYSGLTPIYEYMYPDVNTKEWIRKDRPSSYEIEDHIRREGLGKNKLDVYMEKLKIGLVDLSPSTINALR, encoded by the coding sequence ATGAAGTACAAAGAATATTTAGAAGCAAAGGGATTACCAGATACGGAAGAATCAAAAAACAAATACTTTGAAGAGTATGGAAATCAGCTTCATAAATTTATATATAGAGATTTTTTAGAAAGGGTAAAACTTATTTTGAAAGATAAGTATGACATATTTTTACAAAAAAGAAGAGAGCTTGGAGAGCATGATTTAAAAGTACTAAATATACTTGGCTTCATCACATTTCAAGAGCAGGTTAAACTTTTTATAGAGATAGCAAAAGATTATGCCTTAGAACCAGAGGATGGCTATAATGTAAACTTTACTATAAAAAGCGTAGAAGCGGATAGAATAATAGCTGATGAGGGGATAATCACATATATCCCAATATATACTAAAGACAAGAAAAATTATCTTGTTTCTATATCAAAATTTGAGGCTATAAAAAGAGATTACGCAGCTATATCCGAAGAATCGCAAACTATTACAGATTTTAAGGATATAGTAAAAGTAGCCCTTGCTAAAAATGCTTCAGACATTCATATAAAGCCAAAAGACAACTTTTACTATGTATTTTTCAGGATAAATAAAGATTTTGTAATGATGCCAAATCTAACCATGCCAAAATCTCAAGGTATTCAGCTTGTTAGAAGCTTAAAAACTCAAGCTTCAAGATATACAAAAGGTGCATTTAACCCATCTATATCTTCGCAAGTCCAAGATGCTCGCATGTCTTATGAAGATCTTTCTACCGATGTAAGGCTTGTGTTTGCCCCGATGCCAAACTTAGAAGATGAAATGGTGGCAGGAAGGCTTTTAAGAAAAAGAGGGATACAAGGTAATCTTTCAAGGCTTGGTTATTTGGAAGATGATATCAGAATCCTCCAAGACGCATTGTCAAGGAAAGGTGGTTTAATAGCAATAAGCGGTATCACAAACTCCGGCAAAAGCATGGCTATAGCTAGCATGCTATCTACAGTGCAAGATAGGAACGTGCTTACCGTTGAAGACCCGGTGGAATACCAGATTATAAACAAAAACGTAACACAGTTTCAAATATTTGAAGCTCAAGTAGAAGAGTTAAAATCAACGTTTGTAGATTTTACAAAAGCCTTCAAAAGAGCAGATCCAGACATAGTTTTTGTAGGTGAATGGAGAAACGAACAAGAACTTTCAAAGGCTATAGAAGAGCTAGCTTTTGCAGGTCAGCTTGTTTTTACCACACTTCATATAAATTCTGCTTTTGTATTTTACGACGCTGTTAGTTCAATATTTCACGTAGCTTACGAAAGCTCCATAAGAATGCTTATACTTAGCCTAAACCAGACTCTAGTTAAAAGCGTTTGTCCTCATTGTGCTATAGAAATGCCCATAAAAGATGCATCACGGACAATCTCCGATATAACATTAAGGACACTTCCATATGTCAACAAAGATGAATTTAGAGATTTTATAAACCAAGATTTCCCTATAAAAGTAAGAAATGAGGCCGGTTGTCCTAAATGTGGCTTTACAGGATATAGTGGCCTTACCCCTATCTACGAATACATGTATCCAGACGTAAACACAAAAGAATGGATAAGAAAAGATAGACCATCCTCTTATGAAATAGAAGATCATATAAGAAGAGAAGGCCTTGGTAAAAACAAATTGGATGTTTATATGGAAAAGTTAAAAATTGGTTTAGTTGACTTAAGCCCTTCTACAATAAACGCTTTAAGATAA
- a CDS encoding glycosyltransferase family 9 protein: MSVVVKVSKELYIDDLKASLEPGKFYVLPKDVYESYIKAGYTIEYVDSLKTVFDKTNDFNNKKILMLTMQALGDGLMLTPFLRFLKEHFQNIHITLETKKEFNLLKNCPYVDEFVYSPLELSFVKSFDTVLNLHMLVGSPMFDLNLVASYYFKLFGFNIPPKEKLIPYVYIDEEKDKYIKSLFDEYRNIYKKPILGFHFSASSPHRMPPVDIFCEAIGSLSKFFTIVYSYPKAHQDYAKEIPKYIPKSIDISSHIKDIEYIPPYVKNLDALISVETVLPHIAAAVGTPTLVVLGPGSFKNIYDYGVPHLKALEMNYKGQVCSSPCQLHVSQKCPEAVVKQTNLSPCFSNLNSFSLTNKFLELLKATNKKDLLKQIEPKITTEENINKVIFRLISTLAISFFYEEGLPFISGIPYLKNIMSFVINSLFVKSLNWKDLTPILIVRGFESIGASVFIKELWKDRNYLIYVENEHYKKILHYLDIDSNILDYKTLQILHQALVIDLSLSSEEPFDYKKHIDKLSKKLKEDTVFFSFIFNKDRLKNTMQKGQDVYQPPFDNYIKDISYKELLDFKNYYINYIYINPVDFTNTFGDYSIFKEISPHNQTFRLLIKNDNLYKSYCQIFAISNLEHEDNYEDITRLYSFIEKTYLKAEYSVYTNISNDNIKTLCFLDRGLSKYIKDHIKTYFENTLTIKMPIFDKNIVEKYIEKYTDIENIWFLGDNFIEHFKQDLNFLKNMLFGPYLNILIDKNPFLDENYLNTFVSFLRDFPNINFYTTHKGVYDILGKKHQNLKYFEISLNDIEPLITKDKKLIDILIVSSSNFIRNIKHSNELDTEEFYSSYINGFSKNLQRTVLDFIKEKLGKKDVYYEDKVFLDFYKDIVNNSASLNYFIAQEIKNIASKFTKNILHIGNLNFLKPTSLKELAAEHLKSSRYFPDILIAKEDVFDFMIKNSKLIVYLDGLENFQKIPYFCLKASKSGITCITKYQKFLEDMRIPNIILPKNIEELLRIIANLFNH, encoded by the coding sequence ATGAGCGTTGTAGTAAAAGTATCAAAAGAACTTTATATAGACGATTTAAAAGCATCTTTAGAACCAGGTAAGTTTTACGTCTTACCAAAAGACGTTTATGAATCTTATATAAAAGCTGGATATACCATAGAGTATGTAGATAGTCTAAAGACAGTATTTGATAAAACTAACGATTTTAACAACAAAAAAATTCTAATGCTAACTATGCAAGCTCTGGGCGATGGGCTTATGCTCACCCCATTTTTAAGATTTTTAAAAGAACATTTTCAAAATATCCATATAACCCTTGAAACAAAAAAAGAGTTTAACCTTCTAAAAAACTGTCCCTATGTGGATGAATTTGTTTATTCTCCTTTGGAGCTCTCTTTCGTTAAAAGCTTTGATACCGTTCTAAACCTTCATATGCTTGTGGGCTCCCCCATGTTTGATTTAAATTTAGTGGCCTCTTATTATTTCAAACTATTTGGTTTTAATATACCACCCAAAGAAAAGCTTATACCTTATGTTTATATAGATGAAGAAAAAGACAAATATATAAAATCTCTTTTTGATGAGTATAGAAATATATACAAAAAACCTATTTTAGGTTTTCATTTTTCAGCCTCTTCCCCTCATAGAATGCCTCCTGTAGATATATTTTGCGAAGCTATAGGATCTTTGTCAAAGTTTTTTACAATAGTTTACTCTTATCCAAAAGCCCATCAAGACTATGCAAAAGAAATACCAAAATATATCCCAAAATCTATAGATATATCTTCTCATATAAAAGATATAGAGTATATTCCCCCTTATGTAAAAAACCTTGATGCTCTTATATCAGTAGAAACGGTATTGCCTCATATTGCCGCTGCTGTAGGTACTCCTACCCTTGTAGTGCTTGGACCAGGCAGTTTTAAAAATATCTATGACTACGGCGTTCCGCATCTAAAAGCTCTTGAGATGAACTACAAAGGTCAAGTATGCTCAAGCCCATGCCAGCTTCACGTATCACAAAAATGCCCAGAAGCCGTAGTAAAACAAACAAACCTCTCTCCTTGTTTTTCAAATTTGAACTCTTTTTCTCTTACAAATAAGTTTTTAGAGCTTTTAAAAGCTACAAACAAAAAAGATTTACTAAAACAAATAGAGCCCAAAATAACCACAGAGGAAAATATTAATAAAGTTATCTTTAGGCTAATATCTACATTAGCTATTAGCTTTTTTTATGAAGAAGGACTTCCTTTTATTTCAGGTATTCCTTACCTAAAAAATATAATGAGTTTTGTAATAAATTCCTTATTTGTTAAATCCCTCAATTGGAAAGATTTGACACCGATCTTGATAGTAAGAGGATTTGAAAGCATTGGTGCTTCAGTGTTTATAAAAGAGCTTTGGAAAGACAGGAATTATCTTATTTATGTGGAAAATGAACACTACAAAAAGATATTACATTATCTTGATATAGACTCAAATATCCTCGACTATAAAACTCTTCAAATACTTCATCAAGCTCTTGTGATAGATTTATCGCTATCTTCTGAAGAACCTTTTGATTACAAAAAGCATATTGATAAATTATCAAAAAAACTAAAAGAAGATACTGTTTTCTTTTCTTTTATATTCAACAAAGACAGATTAAAAAACACCATGCAAAAAGGACAAGATGTCTACCAACCTCCTTTTGATAATTATATAAAAGACATATCTTATAAGGAACTATTGGATTTTAAAAATTATTACATAAATTATATTTATATAAATCCTGTGGATTTTACAAACACTTTTGGAGATTACTCTATATTTAAAGAAATATCTCCACACAATCAAACTTTCAGGCTTTTAATAAAAAATGACAATCTCTACAAAAGTTATTGCCAAATATTTGCTATATCAAACTTAGAACACGAGGATAACTACGAGGATATTACAAGACTTTACTCTTTCATTGAAAAAACGTACCTAAAAGCCGAATATTCAGTTTATACAAACATATCCAATGATAACATTAAAACGTTATGTTTTTTAGATAGAGGTTTATCAAAATATATAAAAGATCACATAAAGACTTACTTTGAAAACACGCTTACAATTAAAATGCCTATTTTTGATAAAAATATTGTAGAAAAATACATAGAAAAATATACAGATATTGAAAATATATGGTTTTTAGGAGACAATTTTATAGAGCATTTCAAACAAGACTTAAATTTTCTTAAAAATATGCTTTTTGGACCATACTTAAATATATTGATAGACAAAAATCCGTTTTTAGACGAGAATTATCTAAATACGTTTGTAAGCTTTTTAAGAGATTTCCCCAACATAAATTTTTATACTACTCATAAAGGTGTATACGATATTCTTGGCAAAAAGCATCAAAACCTAAAATATTTTGAGATAAGCCTCAATGATATTGAGCCTTTAATCACCAAAGATAAAAAATTAATAGATATCCTTATAGTAAGCTCTTCAAATTTTATCAGAAATATCAAGCATAGCAACGAACTTGATACAGAAGAGTTTTATAGCTCTTATATAAACGGTTTTTCCAAAAACCTTCAAAGGACTGTGCTTGATTTTATCAAAGAAAAGCTTGGTAAAAAAGATGTTTACTATGAGGATAAAGTATTTTTGGATTTTTACAAAGACATTGTGAATAACAGCGCTAGTTTAAACTACTTTATAGCCCAAGAAATAAAAAATATAGCCTCTAAATTTACAAAAAATATACTTCATATAGGCAATCTAAACTTTTTAAAACCAACATCTTTAAAAGAATTAGCAGCTGAGCATTTAAAAAGCAGTAGATACTTTCCAGACATCTTAATTGCAAAAGAAGATGTTTTTGATTTTATGATTAAAAACTCTAAACTTATCGTTTATCTTGACGGTCTTGAAAACTTCCAAAAAATTCCTTACTTTTGTTTGAAAGCTTCAAAATCTGGCATTACATGTATTACAAAATATCAAAAATTTCTAGAAGATATGAGAATACCAAACATCATACTCCCCAAAAATATAGAAGAGCTATTAAGAATAATAGCTAATCTTTTCAATCATTGA
- a CDS encoding polyprenyl synthetase family protein — MAQQSGLDSIRKRIELALSENLDSSVDTILKAGNSIIEAGGKRIRPLLLVYLVESLGGDIDKAIILGCGIEYIHIASLLHDDVVDKADSRRGKPSVNKVFGAEVAVLTGDYLYAKALFLYANYGNAKMIDILSKAVMNMAEGQLLELKSIGSIIDEKTYFDIIDGKTAYLIGACFGIGALISNYEEYEKFFNIGLKLGRAFQLIDDALDYEVDSQKLGKPSRSDLKEGKVTYPVISVLDKLDKELLQKILISQNPSQEELDSVIDTVIEKGGVMRTKELAFRLLEEVKQELSYYSISEKLMELIEKTVKRDF, encoded by the coding sequence ATGGCTCAGCAAAGTGGTTTAGATAGCATTAGAAAAAGAATAGAGCTTGCTCTTAGCGAAAATTTAGATAGTTCTGTAGATACCATATTAAAAGCTGGTAATTCTATTATAGAAGCTGGTGGCAAGAGGATTAGACCGCTGTTGTTGGTATATCTGGTGGAAAGCTTGGGCGGTGATATTGACAAAGCCATCATTCTTGGATGCGGTATAGAGTACATACACATAGCTTCTTTGCTTCACGATGATGTGGTTGATAAAGCTGATTCCCGAAGAGGTAAACCTTCTGTCAACAAAGTTTTTGGTGCTGAAGTGGCGGTACTAACGGGGGATTATCTTTACGCTAAAGCCCTATTTTTATATGCTAATTACGGCAACGCAAAGATGATAGACATTTTATCAAAAGCCGTTATGAACATGGCAGAAGGACAACTTTTAGAGCTTAAAAGCATAGGTTCTATAATAGACGAAAAAACATATTTTGACATCATAGACGGTAAAACTGCATACCTTATAGGGGCTTGTTTTGGGATTGGGGCTTTGATATCAAACTATGAAGAGTACGAAAAATTCTTTAATATTGGTTTAAAGCTTGGTAGGGCTTTTCAGCTTATAGACGATGCTCTTGATTATGAGGTAGATAGCCAAAAACTAGGAAAACCCTCAAGAAGCGATTTAAAAGAGGGTAAAGTAACATATCCAGTTATATCTGTGTTAGACAAATTAGACAAAGAGCTTTTACAAAAGATATTGATCTCTCAAAACCCTTCTCAAGAAGAATTAGATAGTGTAATTGACACAGTTATTGAAAAAGGCGGGGTTATGCGTACGAAAGAACTTGCTTTTAGGCTTTTAGAAGAGGTAAAGCAAGAGCTATCTTATTATTCTATCTCAGAAAAACTTATGGAGCTTATAGAGAAAACCGTCAAAAGAGATTTTTGA
- a CDS encoding hemolysin family protein has translation MELIGYILGIIFFILLEGLFSGSEMAILSSNKSRLEAFVKKSNNSYKDMVSKFLKNQEEFLTFTLFGYTISIVFAASLYTIMLFEISKDVPILKHAYIFFSETLVLITIIFGEIIPKIIFQKYADKVILPVIFILYKLRFLFGFSSFLSKAIKHIFFKFMSKPHSHVSRNTILKIISKELDVDKFESLILSNIVSFKERRAGEIVRPIYEVAMIEEGAVVEQAIYQMKSSGYSRLPVFRNTVNDILGYIRAFDIIDKDPNTPIGISIRPIQLFSEFSFLKDVLHEFKRKKEHIGAVVDERGVILGIITLEDVLKEIVGQISDDIRKEDQLLREIAKDKWLVDGRLEISEFSRILGIDLTGGPYTTVSGYITYHLGRIPQRNEVVNIGKFKFKIIDSDRRRILKIIVEM, from the coding sequence ATGGAGCTTATAGGCTATATATTAGGAATCATATTTTTTATACTGCTTGAGGGCTTATTCTCAGGCTCGGAAATGGCTATCTTATCTTCAAATAAGTCAAGGCTTGAGGCTTTTGTCAAAAAATCCAATAACTCTTACAAAGATATGGTTTCAAAGTTTTTGAAAAACCAAGAAGAGTTTCTAACGTTTACGCTATTTGGATACACCATAAGCATAGTGTTTGCAGCAAGCCTTTACACCATAATGCTTTTTGAAATATCTAAAGATGTACCTATTTTAAAACACGCTTACATATTTTTTTCAGAAACCCTTGTTCTAATAACAATAATATTTGGAGAAATAATACCTAAAATAATATTCCAAAAGTACGCCGATAAAGTAATTTTACCTGTTATATTTATTTTGTACAAGCTAAGATTTTTATTCGGTTTTTCTTCTTTTCTATCAAAAGCCATAAAACATATATTTTTCAAATTCATGTCAAAACCGCACTCTCATGTCAGTAGAAACACGATTTTAAAAATTATCTCAAAAGAGCTTGATGTAGATAAATTTGAATCTTTAATTTTATCAAATATAGTATCTTTTAAAGAAAGAAGAGCCGGCGAAATAGTAAGACCTATTTATGAAGTAGCCATGATAGAAGAAGGAGCGGTTGTAGAACAAGCCATATATCAGATGAAGTCTAGTGGATATTCAAGATTGCCGGTGTTTAGAAATACTGTAAACGATATACTTGGCTATATCAGAGCTTTTGATATAATAGACAAGGACCCAAATACACCTATAGGCATATCTATAAGGCCTATACAACTTTTTTCAGAGTTTTCATTTTTAAAAGATGTATTACATGAGTTTAAAAGAAAAAAAGAACATATAGGGGCTGTGGTAGACGAAAGAGGAGTTATACTTGGCATTATCACGTTGGAAGATGTTTTAAAAGAAATCGTAGGACAGATATCCGACGACATTAGAAAAGAAGACCAGCTTTTAAGAGAAATAGCAAAGGATAAATGGCTTGTAGATGGGAGGCTTGAAATAAGCGAGTTCTCCAGAATACTTGGTATAGACCTAACAGGTGGGCCTTATACCACTGTGTCTGGTTATATAACCTACCATCTTGGTAGGATACCACAAAGAAACGAAGTAGTAAACATAGGCAAATTCAAATTTAAAATTATAGATAGCGATAGAAGAAGGATATTGAAAATTATAGTAGAAATGTAA
- a CDS encoding DUF2892 domain-containing protein, which produces MQKNMASWDRIGRVILGIVFIILAFTHHSLLFYILGLIGLVFLVTAAIGFCPLYTVLGFKTGE; this is translated from the coding sequence ATGCAAAAGAATATGGCAAGTTGGGACAGAATAGGAAGAGTTATATTGGGTATTGTGTTTATAATCTTGGCTTTTACGCATCATAGCTTACTATTTTATATCCTTGGTCTTATAGGGCTTGTATTTTTAGTAACCGCCGCTATAGGCTTTTGTCCACTTTATACTGTGCTTGGTTTTAAGACAGGCGAGTAA
- the dsrO gene encoding sulfate reduction electron transfer complex DsrMKJOP subunit DsrO, whose amino-acid sequence MDRRGFFKAIGAAIGVVASEKAAEAMEIPPMLTIPGREENNPQWVGQKGKKFAMVMDLRKCIGCQACTSACVIENDVPTDQYRTYVPEYEVGTFPNVRKVFLPQLCNHCENPPCVPVCPTGATYKRQDGIVVVDNTICWGCGYCVNACPYDKRFMNEKSHVADKCTFCAHRVDNGMLPACVESCVGGARIFGDLNDPNSEVSRLIRTYPVNVLRPEQGTIPNVFYINLYGELQDTPPTNFESLDDLAREYYKIKSEESEWMILKPLQDIVNVEDYKHDA is encoded by the coding sequence ATGGATAGAAGAGGTTTTTTCAAAGCCATAGGCGCCGCTATTGGCGTTGTAGCATCTGAAAAAGCTGCAGAAGCTATGGAAATACCTCCTATGCTTACAATACCTGGAAGAGAGGAAAACAATCCTCAGTGGGTAGGCCAAAAAGGCAAGAAATTTGCCATGGTTATGGATTTAAGGAAATGCATAGGATGCCAAGCTTGCACGTCTGCTTGTGTTATAGAAAACGATGTACCCACAGATCAATACAGAACATACGTACCTGAATATGAAGTTGGCACTTTTCCAAACGTAAGAAAAGTTTTTTTACCTCAGCTTTGTAACCACTGCGAAAATCCTCCTTGCGTTCCTGTTTGTCCAACCGGTGCCACTTACAAAAGACAAGATGGTATAGTGGTAGTTGACAACACGATATGCTGGGGTTGTGGATACTGTGTAAACGCTTGCCCTTACGACAAAAGATTCATGAACGAAAAAAGTCATGTAGCAGACAAGTGTACTTTTTGCGCTCACAGGGTAGATAACGGCATGCTACCAGCTTGCGTAGAATCGTGCGTAGGCGGGGCGAGAATATTTGGAGATTTAAACGATCCAAACAGTGAAGTTTCAAGGCTTATAAGAACATATCCGGTAAACGTTTTAAGACCTGAGCAAGGCACTATACCAAACGTATTTTACATAAACCTCTACGGAGAGCTTCAAGATACACCACCTACTAACTTTGAAAGCTTGGATGACCTTGCCAGAGAATATTACAAAATAAAATCTGAAGAGTCCGAGTGGATGATTTTAAAGCCGCTTCAAGATATAGTAAATGTGGAGGATTACAAACATGATGCTTGA
- the nrfD gene encoding NrfD/PsrC family molybdoenzyme membrane anchor subunit, producing MMLDTYHKILVFASSITPSRPWGVNIPNYFWTGGISVGAFFIYSLYTVFGIEKFKRLASMCLLIAFSFIAIAPLNLVDDLKQPGRMIHVFLYGWSHFPTSPMKWGVILLTTYTILTLLSLIAYYRPFFVSLYNSVEDNRLKLVFKLLTLNRLELTEEAIKKDRKILFYLGAIGLLFGIGVEFYTGYIVGILVAFPLVHFPALPLVMLASALVSGSGFVLFFYPIYQKLMGKEIDRDDIAAVANIMAWAIVGELVLDLFWYSFSLAFSGITKYYMRAYFKEDLIGILVFDLGLFLFVPMILAFSRFKKSAFFMFIAGTLAAFGAWYFKYSLVIGGQSFPKMIGGFLTYTMPIFGHNSLQSLIANWSGIIGLLAATIALLPHTDDLYKGFGKEVKG from the coding sequence ATGATGCTTGATACTTACCACAAAATTTTGGTGTTTGCATCTTCTATAACCCCTTCAAGACCTTGGGGTGTAAATATACCAAACTATTTTTGGACAGGTGGTATAAGTGTAGGTGCTTTTTTCATATACAGCCTTTACACGGTGTTTGGTATAGAAAAATTTAAAAGATTGGCAAGCATGTGTCTTTTAATAGCATTTTCATTTATAGCCATAGCCCCTTTAAACTTAGTAGACGATCTAAAACAACCAGGTAGAATGATCCACGTATTTTTATACGGATGGTCTCACTTCCCAACATCTCCCATGAAGTGGGGTGTTATACTGTTAACCACTTATACGATTCTTACTTTGCTTAGCTTGATAGCCTACTATAGACCGTTTTTTGTAAGCTTATACAATAGCGTTGAAGACAATAGGTTGAAGTTGGTTTTTAAGCTTCTAACGCTAAATAGACTAGAGTTAACAGAAGAAGCCATCAAAAAAGATAGAAAGATATTGTTTTATCTTGGTGCAATAGGTCTTTTGTTTGGTATAGGTGTTGAATTTTATACAGGTTATATTGTAGGAATATTGGTGGCTTTCCCGCTCGTACATTTTCCAGCGTTGCCGCTTGTTATGCTCGCATCCGCTTTAGTGTCTGGTTCTGGGTTTGTATTGTTTTTTTATCCTATATATCAAAAGCTTATGGGTAAAGAAATAGATAGAGACGATATAGCCGCAGTAGCCAATATAATGGCTTGGGCTATAGTAGGTGAACTTGTTTTAGACTTATTCTGGTACTCTTTTAGTCTTGCTTTTAGTGGCATTACAAAATATTATATGAGAGCTTACTTTAAAGAAGACCTTATCGGCATATTAGTATTTGATTTAGGGTTATTCTTATTTGTGCCTATGATTTTGGCTTTTAGTAGATTTAAAAAATCTGCTTTCTTTATGTTTATAGCTGGTACTTTGGCAGCTTTTGGAGCCTGGTATTTCAAATACAGCCTTGTAATAGGTGGACAAAGCTTTCCAAAGATGATAGGTGGTTTTCTTACTTATACAATGCCAATATTTGGACATAACAGCTTACAATCTTTGATAGCAAACTGGAGTGGTATAATAGGGCTTTTGGCAGCAACTATAGCTTTGTTACCACATACAGACGACCTGTACAAAGGCTTTGGCAAGGAGGTTAAAGGATGA